One region of Mycobacterium riyadhense genomic DNA includes:
- a CDS encoding nitroreductase family deazaflavin-dependent oxidoreductase — protein MPKSPPRFLNSPLSDFFIKWMSRVNAWMYRRNGGEGLGGTFQKIPVALLTTTGRKTGEPRVSPLYFLRDGDRVIVAASRGGSAKNPMWYLNLKANPKVGVQIKKEVLNLTARDASDDERAQYWPKLVDMYPSYEDYQSWTDRTIPIVVCEP, from the coding sequence ATGCCGAAATCACCACCGCGGTTTCTGAATTCGCCGCTGTCCGATTTCTTCATCAAGTGGATGTCGCGCGTCAACGCGTGGATGTACCGCCGCAACGGCGGGGAGGGCCTTGGCGGCACCTTTCAGAAGATTCCCGTCGCCCTGCTGACCACCACCGGCCGCAAGACCGGTGAGCCCCGGGTCAGCCCGTTGTACTTTCTCCGCGACGGAGACAGGGTCATCGTCGCCGCATCCAGAGGCGGTTCCGCGAAGAACCCGATGTGGTATCTCAACCTGAAGGCGAATCCCAAGGTAGGGGTGCAGATCAAAAAAGAGGTGCTCAACCTGACCGCCCGCGACGCCAGCGACGACGAACGCGCACAGTACTGGCCGAAGTTGGTGGACATGTACCCCTCCTATGAGGACTACCAGTCCTGGACCGACCGGACGATCCCGATCGTCGTCTGCGAGCCCTAA
- the echA20 gene encoding (7aS)-7a-methyl-1,5-dioxo-2,3,5,6,7,7a-hexahydro-1H-indene-carboxyl-CoA hydrolase has product MTITSTNPEPGIVAVTVDYPPVNAIPSRGWFELADAVTAAGANPDTRAVILRAEGRGFNAGVDIKEMQRTQGFTALIDANRGCFAAFKAVYECAVPVVAAVNGFCVGGGIGLVGNADVIVASDDATFGLPEVERGALGAATHLSRLVPQHMMRRLFFTAATVDAATLQQFGSVHEVVPRDQLNEAALKVARDIAAKDTRVIRAAKEALNFIDLQRVNASYRMEQGFTFELNLAGVADEHRDAFVKKS; this is encoded by the coding sequence ATGACGATCACGTCCACCAATCCCGAACCGGGCATAGTCGCGGTCACCGTCGACTACCCGCCCGTCAACGCCATCCCCTCAAGGGGATGGTTCGAACTCGCCGACGCCGTGACCGCGGCAGGCGCCAACCCCGATACCCGCGCGGTGATCCTGCGGGCCGAGGGCCGCGGCTTCAACGCCGGCGTAGACATCAAAGAGATGCAACGTACTCAAGGGTTTACGGCCCTTATCGACGCGAACCGCGGCTGCTTCGCGGCCTTCAAAGCGGTCTACGAATGCGCGGTTCCGGTGGTCGCCGCGGTGAACGGATTCTGCGTCGGCGGCGGCATCGGGCTCGTCGGAAACGCCGACGTGATCGTGGCCTCCGACGACGCCACCTTTGGACTTCCGGAGGTGGAACGCGGCGCACTCGGCGCGGCAACGCACCTATCGAGGCTAGTGCCGCAGCACATGATGCGACGGCTGTTCTTCACCGCCGCCACCGTGGACGCCGCCACGCTGCAGCAGTTCGGCTCGGTGCACGAGGTGGTGCCCCGCGACCAACTCAACGAGGCCGCCCTTAAAGTGGCGCGCGACATCGCAGCCAAGGACACCCGGGTCATCCGGGCCGCCAAGGAGGCGCTCAACTTCATCGATCTGCAACGCGTCAATGCGAGTTACCGCATGGAGCAAGGCTTTACGTTCGAGCTCAACCTCGCCGGGGTCGCCGACGAGCACCGCGACGCATTCGTGAAGAAGTCATAA
- a CDS encoding SDR family oxidoreductase, whose protein sequence is MGLVDGRVVIVTGAGRGIGRAHALAFAAEGARVVVNDIGVGLDGSAGESPAQQVVDEITAAGGEAIANGDDIADWSGAESLIETATKTFGRLDVLVNNAGFIRDRMLANTSESEWDAVIRVHLKGHFATLRHAAGYWRREVKSGAAGVDELNARVINTSSAAGLQGSVGQGNYSAAKAGIAALTLVGAAELGRYGITVNAIAPAARTRMTEAVFAETMAAPEDGGFDAMAPENVSPLVVWLGSTESRDVTGKVFEVEGGLIRVAEGWAHGPQIDKGAKWDPAELGPVVTDLLAKSRKPVPVYGA, encoded by the coding sequence ATGGGCTTGGTCGACGGCCGGGTGGTCATCGTCACCGGAGCGGGCCGCGGCATTGGCCGCGCGCACGCCTTGGCCTTCGCCGCGGAGGGGGCGCGCGTGGTGGTCAACGACATCGGTGTGGGGCTGGACGGGTCCGCCGGCGAAAGCCCGGCACAGCAGGTGGTCGATGAGATCACCGCGGCCGGCGGGGAGGCTATCGCGAACGGCGACGATATCGCGGACTGGTCGGGCGCCGAGAGCCTGATCGAGACGGCAACCAAGACCTTCGGGCGCCTCGACGTGCTGGTGAACAACGCCGGTTTCATCCGCGACCGAATGTTGGCCAACACCAGCGAAAGTGAATGGGACGCGGTCATCCGCGTTCACCTCAAGGGACACTTCGCGACACTGCGCCACGCCGCCGGGTACTGGCGGCGCGAGGTCAAGTCCGGTGCGGCCGGTGTGGACGAGCTCAACGCCCGGGTCATCAACACCAGCTCGGCCGCTGGACTGCAGGGCAGCGTCGGACAGGGTAACTATTCGGCGGCCAAGGCCGGCATCGCCGCGCTGACCCTGGTCGGCGCCGCCGAATTGGGACGCTATGGAATCACCGTCAACGCCATCGCGCCGGCGGCCCGCACCCGGATGACCGAAGCGGTGTTCGCCGAGACCATGGCTGCACCCGAAGACGGCGGATTCGACGCGATGGCGCCGGAAAACGTCTCTCCGCTGGTTGTGTGGCTCGGCAGCACCGAATCTCGTGACGTCACGGGCAAGGTATTCGAGGTCGAAGGCGGTCTGATCCGGGTCGCCGAGGGCTGGGCGCATGGCCCACAGATCGACAAGGGCGCGAAATGGGATCCGGCCGAGTTGGGGCCTGTCGTCACCGATTTGCTAGCCAAGTCACGCAAGCCGGTCCCGGTTTACGGGGCGTAG
- a CDS encoding SDR family oxidoreductase — translation MCAGSDPLSGEAINLGLTGRVVLVTGGVRGVGVGISSVFAEQGATVITCARRAVDGLPYEFHACDIRDEDSVKQLIGTIRERHGRLDVLVNNAGGSPYALAAEATHNFHRKIVELNVLAPLLVSQHSYALMQEQPGGGSIVNICSVSGRRPTPGTAAYGVAKAGFENLTTTLAVEWAPKIRVNAVVVGMVETEQSELFYGDAESIARVAATVPLGRLAKPTDIGWAAAFLASDVASYISGATLEVHGGGEPPPYLAASSANK, via the coding sequence ATCTGCGCGGGATCAGACCCCCTATCCGGAGAAGCCATCAATCTTGGGCTCACGGGACGAGTGGTATTGGTGACCGGCGGAGTTCGCGGGGTGGGTGTCGGCATTAGCTCGGTCTTCGCCGAGCAGGGCGCGACGGTAATTACTTGCGCCAGACGAGCTGTCGACGGATTGCCGTATGAATTCCATGCCTGCGACATCCGCGACGAGGATTCGGTCAAGCAGCTGATTGGCACGATTCGGGAGCGGCATGGTCGTCTTGACGTGTTGGTCAACAACGCCGGCGGATCGCCGTACGCCCTGGCCGCCGAGGCCACACACAATTTTCATCGCAAGATCGTGGAGCTGAATGTGCTTGCGCCGCTGCTGGTTTCACAGCACTCGTACGCACTGATGCAAGAACAGCCGGGCGGCGGCTCGATTGTCAACATTTGCAGCGTCAGCGGTCGCCGGCCCACCCCCGGCACGGCCGCCTACGGTGTGGCCAAGGCCGGCTTCGAAAACCTCACGACCACACTTGCGGTCGAATGGGCGCCCAAGATCCGGGTCAACGCGGTGGTGGTCGGCATGGTGGAAACCGAACAGTCCGAACTCTTCTACGGTGACGCCGAGTCGATCGCCCGGGTCGCTGCCACCGTGCCGTTGGGCCGCTTGGCCAAACCCACCGATATTGGCTGGGCCGCAGCGTTTTTGGCCTCCGACGTGGCCTCATACATCAGCGGGGCCACGCTAGAGGTGCACGGTGGGGGTGAGCCGCCGCCGTATCTGGCTGCCTCGAGTGCCAACAAATAA
- the ipdA gene encoding cholesterol ring-cleaving hydrolase subunit IpdA, whose translation MTNKLTTLDEAVAQLRSGMTIGIAGWGSRRKPMAFVRAILRTKLTDLTIVTYGGPDLGLLCSAGKVKRVYYGFVSLDSPPFYDPWFAKARTTGAIEAREMDEGMLRCGLQAAAQRLPFLPIRAGLGSSVLDFWDGELQTVTSPYPTDGGHETLIAMPALRLDAAFAHLNLGDAQGNAAYTGIDPYFDDLFLMAAEKRFLSVERVVSTEELVKAVPPQALLINRMMVDAVVEAPGGAHFTTAAPDYGRDEKFQRHYAEAASTEEGWQRFVQTYLAGGEDDYQAAMRAFAEEA comes from the coding sequence ATGACCAATAAGCTGACCACCCTCGACGAGGCCGTTGCCCAATTACGATCCGGCATGACCATCGGCATCGCCGGCTGGGGATCTCGGCGCAAGCCCATGGCCTTCGTGCGGGCCATCCTGCGGACCAAGCTCACCGATCTGACCATTGTTACCTACGGCGGACCCGACCTTGGGTTGCTGTGCTCGGCCGGCAAGGTTAAGCGCGTCTACTACGGGTTCGTCTCGCTGGACTCGCCGCCCTTCTACGACCCGTGGTTCGCCAAGGCTCGTACCACCGGGGCGATCGAGGCCCGGGAGATGGACGAAGGCATGCTGCGCTGCGGCCTGCAGGCGGCGGCACAGCGACTGCCGTTCCTGCCCATTCGCGCCGGGCTAGGTAGCTCGGTGCTCGACTTCTGGGACGGCGAACTGCAGACCGTAACGTCGCCGTACCCAACCGACGGCGGCCACGAGACACTGATCGCCATGCCGGCACTGCGGCTCGACGCCGCTTTCGCCCACCTCAATCTTGGTGATGCACAAGGAAATGCCGCATATACCGGCATCGACCCCTACTTCGACGACCTCTTCTTGATGGCCGCCGAGAAACGTTTCCTCTCGGTGGAGCGTGTCGTGTCGACCGAGGAACTGGTCAAGGCGGTGCCACCACAAGCCCTGCTCATCAATAGGATGATGGTCGACGCGGTCGTGGAGGCGCCGGGCGGTGCCCACTTCACCACCGCCGCACCGGATTACGGGCGTGACGAGAAGTTCCAGCGGCACTACGCCGAGGCCGCGTCAACCGAGGAAGGCTGGCAGCGGTTCGTCCAGACCTACTTGGCCGGCGGCGAGGACGACTACCAGGCGGCC